TGGTTAATGATTCTTACAAGATTTATTCCCACAACTTGTCTTTATCAATACCAAGATGTAAAattggtcattttaaaatggtgttttttatactttgtgttcagctaccTGTTTTATCAAGATTTGAGATAAGTACAGATTTAAgaactgtcaggatctgtgttttctgtgttcatttagagttttttgtgtccttgcgtctcttcgttgtcctgtcctccccttgattgttcccaggtgtgtctcgtctctgtgattaccctcccgtgtatttaactccacctgtgttctttgttcctggTCGGGTCCTCGTCTGATGTGCGTTCGTGTTGTTCCGTTGCCCATTCCTTTTtacggttgctaccggtgtcgagccctggtttccgctcggccgtgctgcccgttattttggactgtgttttgctggacatttatcattaaaaccattaatttaccacatcctgggtctacagcgtctgcctcaccacacCACATGACAAGAACACATGATCTATAAtttacattaaacatttaattacaacattgttttaaaaaagactcAACAGACTGCTCCATGAATGTAACATAAACAGAGTGTATAAaaccctttttttgttttactgtctgCAGCCTTGCTGTAGGATTCATTACAATATGCCACAtgacatcattaaaaaaaattttttaaaaacatatttcaaatatgtccacaaaaactgaataaataaattacttctgGTGTTCctcttcatgtgatttaaaactCATGTCACATTTTTAGACTCAGTTCAGGGAAAATATCAAGTGAACAAACTGAACAATGAATGTAAAGACAATCAGccaggaaatgtttctttttcatgcatttatttattttcatttctgaggTGAAGAGAAAGCTCCATTAGGGAGGTCAAGAtcatgtgagaaaaaaaatctattggtTTATTCTAATTCTACAAACATGTGGATCAAACTGATGAAGATACAATTATAAAATTTGAGAAAGGAAATTTGatgagaattttatttcataatagtttatgttttagtgAATCCCAAGTGTTCTTCTAATCCAGTCCTTGTATTTACACACATTCAAGATGGTAACTGGACTCTCACATGCATTTGCTCCACCAAGAGAAATCACACCATAAATCATGTGGTTGTGCATCGCTGCTCCACCAGTGTCGCCCTGTAGAAAAATTtatatcaatatatttatttatgttttaaaacattaacgTCTAATAATTGCTGCAGAGAGATATTCAAGAAACAAACTTACATAGCAGACATCCTTGTTCGGTGCTGCAGCATAGAATACATGCCCACGTGTCGGCACGTTGAGGGAAGTCTGAACAACTCTCATGTCGACACATTGAAGATGTGGTGGAATAGCAGCACCGGGGAGCACTGTAGAGAGAGAAACATGAGAATCATAAACATGTTCTTCACTCGACCTTCTCTGTagagacagaaacaaatattttattctcataacttCAATATTTCTCTCACATCGCTGATTATTGGGGCCGGTTGTTGTTGCTCCCTCTCCTGCCAGCTGAACAACATGGCCTCTAAAACACAATAAGAATAAGGTGTAAAAATACAAGATAACAATATAGAAAATTAATTGTTATGAAGAAcaatgaaagaacagaaaatgaatcCATGAAGGACTTCATCCACTGACACAGGAGTGTCCACCTCCAGTCCTCAGTGTGTCCTACGTCCTTTACATgtgtctctggtccaacacacctgagctaaatgggttctggttctgctggtggcCTGATTACCtgactcaggtgtgctgaagcagaggcagcaggactggaggagtggagacagaaaacctgaagaCAAGTTTTTGATCAGAGAAAAACTTACACTCTAATATGATGCCTGCAGTCTGGTAGCGGAGCAAGTGGGACATCTGTTACTGATCTCTCAAGCGCCAGCAACATGATGTCATGCTGCTGGCCTCCGTGACTATAAATCACAGGAGCTTGTTGGATTATCCTTCTCTGCTCCCCAGCAGTCCGTGGATGAACTTTTATCACTATTTCGTTAGTCCTGCAGAAAATATTAGATTATAATGaacagacagaaaacctgatgatctgcagataaaactgtCTTCATGTCTCTTTCCTACCATCCTGGCTCAAACGGCCAGCAGTGAGCTGAAGTCAGAATCCACCAAGAGTGGATCAGAGATCCTCCACAACGGTGTAAATGAGTACCATTGCTGCTCTCCAGCCGAACATGATAAAGACGCTCCGTGTCAGGACAGTTTTGACCTCCAATGATTctcttctgcagagaaacatctgagtTCACTGAAActcctgaagaagaaaaaggaggacttTACTCAGAAATCAGGAGCAAACATGGcaacaagaacagaaaaagaataaacatttaaagattaaaaagcatCACAGTTTATATGCAAAGAAGTTTCAGCCTGAAACAGAAATCAGAGGGAAGTTTGAGAgtcacagagagcagcagcctcACTGGAACCAGTGGAAGTGTCTCCAGTGTCTCCAGTGTCTCCAACTCACccagccccagcagcagcagaactttCAGCAGAGCCATTGCTTGTCCAGCTTCATGTGAATGTCTGcagtcctgcagcagcttttaaactctgttcacaacttcctgttggaaAGAAAGCCACCAATCACAGGACAGACACTGATCTGCGCTGTCATCTGTAAACAGAGAAACTTTAACATCTCATTGTTCTAAAGAAacttgaaaacagtttttgtgccattggcagattatttaactaataacCAAACATTTCCCCATCTTATAAATTAAATgacttcatcaatattaaggaattgactcaaaacaagcagttaaaatattttgcctCAAAGTaccttctaagttagttttgctttatctCAAATGAACAgagatttacagtaaaaaattgactaaacataatttgaaattttctgtttttgcagtgcacaagCTTGCAGTGAGTTTTGCTCAAGGGAAAACTTGATTGTAAActtgatgaaataaaactgattttctgaGTAAAGAGCGACTCACCCTTGTTTTCAggttgataattttttttaagtaaaaactgtttggtttcCAATCTACAAGAATTCACATCTGCCTTTGCTGCTGAAACTAGAATCATTTTGTTTACTGATGAGCTGTGAGAATGACCCTCTATAAAAACAGGAAAGGGTTTGCttctttgattttgaaaaagaacaatattaCAGTGCTGCGTTGTGAAGAGCAtttgcatttgttgtaaatgCAAAATTACAGCAAGAAATGTAAACTCAGAAATTCACCCAATTAATTGAAAACAATTCTGATCTTTAAAACGCATTCAAAAGAAACCAATGGTAAAATTTTAACTGGtgattctttttattaaagacacaaaaatctTTCATCACCCATGATTCTTTGCTTTTACAATATTTCTTGATTGCTTTGATACATTTATGAACACAAGAGGCTGAACAGCAGCACTTAGGGTCAAAGTGACACATTTTGTTAGCAAAAGACTATACTCATgccacaacatttaaaatattacacaaaagtaaatatcactctatcagtctggaaataaacatgacatgttccaattaattattacataataaacgacaaaatacaaaacttgaTCTTCAGTGAAGCTCTGAGGTTTTCAAAATGTGGGAGATGAAGTCTACATTCTAGTGTTCGTACTAGCCTCTGTGCAAGTCTCTATTTGGACAGTGATTATTGATGTCATGAGTTGTGTGAttgttgccattttattttgtgacaaaGTTAGGCTTTATTGCAATTTTCTGGCCGATCAACGATCTTTAAAGACCCTTCACTTGAAGGGgtgtgtatgtgggtgtgtttgtgcaaAATATAGAGTAAAAGTCACTAAGTTGGCAACCATGGGGTGAATATTGTAAAACTTGAATGGGGAGATGGCCTGGTGGCTGGGACAGCCTTCTCTCATGGTGGACAGTAGCTGATTTTTGTGACTTTGTAGGTAGATAAGGTTGGTGGGTAGGatcagttttacaaataaatcacTGCCAAGTGATAGAAAGGGAtatataacaaagaaaaaactgtgTTGTCGGTCTACCCCTTTATTATTGACACCTGTCTCTTGTTTCCCCTGATAGTTTTGGTactatgattaagtcagtgcttcaccagctatgaacctcactgCATGTCACTGCTGTTAAATATgaagaataaaatgaacaacaaaatcACTACTCTAGAaagagttaaataaaatattcatggtTGCATAGAAATAAGTTCAAATTGTTAAAACTATTTGGACAGTGATTATTGATGTCTTGAGTTGTGttattgtttccattttattttgtaacaaagTTAGGCTTATTTGtggttcttaaaaaaacaattttcatttatatttagatGTTTACATTACATATATTCATTCCAAACTGACCATGATGGACAGAGTGTCTTCAAAGTCCAATGTATTACCACCATCTGTCATGATGTGTGTGGTTGAAATGTGAATCCAAATGCAGCAGGCAGGTGATGTAAAAGTTCTGTtgtagatttaattaaaaatcaaacttacaaaaaaacaaaatccaagtcacaaaataaaccaaaaccaGAGACATGGGAGAAGGGATGAGGAGCAGTGGCGTGGAGTAACAAGATGAACCGGCGAGTAATAGTCTGTGATTTGACTAATTAGAGACATGATTACATATTCATCTGCTAAttggaaaaaacccaaaaaacatctgttttatgtGGCTAAAAGTTAGTTTGGTGTAAAGTGGAGTTAATGTACTAACAAAGGTCAAGTTAAGGACAAGcatcaatacaaaaaaatagaaaaaacccCCCTAAAATtacattgtgaaaaacaaaaagactaatGTATCTAAAATGTCCTTCGTAAAAGAAACTATGaatcttgtgattttataaaCAAGAAATGTTGCAATAAATTCATAAGGAACACTCTGTTATGGACAAAAGGACTCTTtgccttttctctgttttatctgctcacaTGTACACAGGGCCGTGCTGAGgcctttggaggggcaggggctcaaagttaaaaaggaaaagaacaagatcttaaaatatTGTAGAACAATATAGCAACAACccaaattagctttttttttatctttaaaacagtctgcagccaagttgttaTGGAGGTTAAACAGTCAGATATTATTAGggtttaattagtaaaatagcagcaaatttacttatttcataacttcataaccagagatcttctctcctctggtctgtttaacaacttcagtctcagatcaactcagccctccaggactgtcagcagcagaaacagcaacattaaaCCTATCAGGGAAACATAaactacatttgctttgcattgtcccatcatgatgactATGATATACAACCCCTGGCAAAAAGTATGGACTCACCAGTCTTGGATGAGCActcattcagacatttcatgctgtaaaacaaactcagatcaaAAACATGATACAATATTAAGGTCGTTCCAAAGTGCAACTTGTTGGCCTTCAGGAAcactcaaagaaatgaagagaaaacattgtgGAAGTCAGTGAATGATACTTTAATTGACCAAAcacagggaaataaatatggaatcactcaattctgaggaaaaaagtgtgGAATCACTCAAATTGGAGGTAGAAAAAAAGGACACACCCAGTCTATTTCCTTTCCCTAAATGGACACCTGCCCCAGATTAGATGTGCCCGTTAGTGTGCAGTtcaaaacacctgcagtcaTGACACCTTGGAGGGCTGCTGGACGAAGTGGAGTGGTGAGAACCATGGCTCCAACAAGAGAAATGTCCCTTGAAACAAAAGAGAGGATTGTGAAACTTCTTGAGGAAGGTAACCCTTCACGCATGGTTGCTAAAGATGTGGGCTGTTCACAGTCAGCTGTATCCAAGATATGGACCAAATACAAACAGCATGGAATGGTTGTTAAAGCCAAGCGTACTGGTAGACCAAGAAAGACATCAAAGCGTCAAGACAAACAACTTAAGGCCATTTGTCTTGAAAACCGAAAAAGTACAACTAAACAGATGAAGCATAAATGGGAGGAAGTTGGAGTCAATGTATGTGACCGAACCGTAAGAAATCGCCTAAAGGAGATGGGATTTCAATACAGGAAAGCTAAACGAAAACCAGCATTGACACCTAAACATAAAAGAACGAGACTCCAATGGGCTAAGGAGAGGCAATCATGGACTGTGGATGACTGGATGAAAGTTGTCTTCAGTGATGAGTCAAGAATCTGCATTGGACAAGGTGATGATGCTGGAACTTTTGTTTGGTGCCGTTCCAGTGAGATTTATGAAGAGGCCTGcctgaagaaaacaaccaaatttcCACAGTCCTTGATGATATGGGGCTGCATGTCAGGCAAAGGCACTGGGGAGATGACTGTGGTTAATTCTTCTATCAATGCACAAGTTTACATTGACATTTTGGACAGTTTTCTCATCCCTTCAATTGAACAGATGTTTGGTGATGATGACATAAttttccaagatgacaatgcatCGTGCCATCGGGCAAAAACAGTGAAGGCATTCCTTGAAGAAAGACACATTCAGTCGATGTCATGGCCTGCAAATAGTCCAGATCTCAACCCAATTGAAAACCTGTGGTGGAGATTGAAAAAAATGGTCCACAAGAAGGGCCCAACCAGCAAAGCTGATCTGGCAACTGCTATCAAAGAGAGTTGGCACCAAATTGATGCAGAATACTGTTTGTCACTCATCAAGTCCATGCCTCACAGACTGAAAGCTGTTATAAAAGCCAAAGGTGGTGCAACTAAATACTAGTGATGTATTTTGAATGGTCTTTTGTTTATGCGTTTTTCATGATTCCatacttttttcctcagaattgagtgattccatatttatttccctgtgTTTGGTCAATTACAGTATCATTCACTGACTTCcacaatgttttctcttcatttctttgagtgTTCCTGACGGCCAACAAGTTGCACTTTGGAACGACCTTAATATTGTATCATGTTTttgatctgagtttgttttacagcatgaaatgtctgaatgagTGCTCATCCAAGACTGGTGAGTCCATACTTTTTGCCAGGGGTTGTAGTATGATCCGATTAAATATTAGATTCTTG
This genomic stretch from Xiphophorus hellerii strain 12219 chromosome 4, Xiphophorus_hellerii-4.1, whole genome shotgun sequence harbors:
- the LOC116718750 gene encoding anionic trypsin-2-like, with product MALLKVLLLLGLGVSVNSDVSLQKRIIGGQNCPDTERLYHVRLESSNGTHLHRCGGSLIHSWWILTSAHCWPFEPGWTNEIVIKVHPRTAGEQRRIIQQAPVIYSHGGQQHDIMLLALERSVTDVPLAPLPDCRHHIRVGHVVQLAGEGATTTGPNNQRLLPGAAIPPHLQCVDMRVVQTSLNVPTRGHVFYAAAPNKDVCYGDTGGAAMHNHMIYGVISLGGANACESPVTILNVCKYKDWIRRTLGIH